One Fusobacterium ulcerans DNA segment encodes these proteins:
- a CDS encoding M20 family metallopeptidase encodes MDMKKYLADLEKLVNIDCGSNVPEGVQEVTEFFKKELENDWILKVYPQNDGKNPVLVAKNRDSEDIDLMFLGHNDTVFPKGTVPAWSYKLEGNIATGAGVYDMKSGVLSMIEVAKEFKDEDITIALVMNTDEEISSRYSRPVIEEVGKNAKYAMVFEPARKNGNAVIERKGLVKYKVEFFGKSSHAGNYPQEGINAILEASRWVTEISKLHNWDIKNSLNVGLIEGGSGVNIVPDYACIKFEGRSHQVEFFETIRKTMEELKANPLVEGIKVELEEIGYRPPLVLNDKSATLRDLFDESKAEMGIKYDWEVAGGCSDGNFLGVLGVGVVDAVGPVGGEAHSKNEYLDISTIEERIDLAKAVVRKMIDRKII; translated from the coding sequence ATGGATATGAAAAAATATTTAGCAGATTTAGAAAAGTTAGTAAACATCGACTGTGGAAGCAATGTACCTGAAGGGGTACAGGAAGTTACAGAATTTTTCAAGAAAGAGCTTGAAAATGACTGGATACTTAAAGTATATCCTCAAAATGATGGAAAGAACCCTGTATTAGTAGCTAAGAACAGAGACAGTGAAGATATTGATCTTATGTTCCTAGGACATAACGATACTGTATTCCCTAAAGGAACTGTACCAGCATGGTCATATAAACTTGAAGGAAATATAGCAACAGGAGCGGGAGTATATGACATGAAGTCTGGAGTACTTTCTATGATAGAAGTTGCTAAAGAGTTCAAAGATGAAGATATAACTATAGCTCTTGTAATGAATACAGATGAGGAAATCAGTTCTCGTTATTCAAGACCTGTAATAGAAGAAGTAGGAAAGAATGCAAAATATGCAATGGTATTTGAACCAGCTCGTAAAAATGGAAATGCTGTAATAGAGAGAAAAGGACTTGTAAAATACAAAGTTGAGTTCTTTGGAAAATCTTCTCATGCAGGAAACTATCCACAAGAGGGAATCAATGCTATTCTTGAAGCTTCTCGTTGGGTAACTGAAATATCTAAACTTCATAACTGGGATATAAAGAACTCACTTAATGTGGGACTTATAGAAGGTGGAAGTGGAGTAAATATCGTTCCTGATTATGCTTGTATCAAATTTGAAGGAAGATCTCACCAAGTAGAATTCTTTGAAACTATCAGAAAAACTATGGAAGAGTTAAAAGCAAATCCATTAGTTGAGGGAATCAAAGTAGAACTTGAAGAAATTGGATATAGACCACCATTAGTACTAAATGATAAATCAGCTACACTTCGTGATCTTTTTGATGAGAGCAAAGCTGAAATGGGAATAAAATATGACTGGGAAGTAGCTGGAGGATGTTCTGATGGGAACTTCTTAGGAGTATTAGGTGTAGGAGTAGTTGATGCTGTAGGTCCTGTGGGGGGAGAAGCTCACAGCAAAAACGAATATTTGGACATATCTACTATTGAAGAAAGAATTGATCTAGCTAAGGCTGTAGTTAGAAAAATGATTGATAGAAAGATAATATAA
- a CDS encoding glucarate dehydratase family protein — protein MEKKGSPKVVKMDVYPVAGYDSMLLTLSGCHAPYFTRNIVILEDETGNKGIGEIHGGEAITEMLESYKPIVVGAEIADYRQVITNIRQNGQKAKGDSGEGLQGLNISNLKFVVQAEAAVECAMLDLLGKYVNKAMASLLGDGGIQRREVPFLGYLFYIADTKKTDLPYLVESDCKDKWEKVRRKETLTPEAVVEQAKALYERYGFKDFKLKGGVLKGEEEMKAVEALHAAFPEARVNIDPNGAWTLEEAIRLCEGKNNVVAYMEDPCGPEAGFSSREIMAEFKNATGLKVATNMIATNWRQFYHAAALKSVDIILADPHFWTLNGSVRMAYILKDWGLTWGSHSNNHFDITLATFAQVAAAAPGKITPVDTHYIWQDGQGLTKESPVIKDGVIKITDKPGLGVEIDMEKLLKAHELYKTMPAKFRDRDDALAMQYLIKDWKYDSKKPCMVR, from the coding sequence ATGGAAAAGAAGGGATCACCAAAAGTAGTAAAAATGGATGTGTATCCAGTAGCAGGATATGATAGTATGCTTCTGACGCTTAGTGGATGTCATGCACCTTATTTCACAAGAAATATAGTAATTTTAGAAGATGAAACTGGAAATAAAGGAATAGGAGAAATACATGGCGGGGAAGCTATAACAGAAATGCTTGAAAGTTATAAACCAATAGTGGTAGGAGCAGAAATAGCTGATTACAGACAGGTTATAACAAACATAAGACAAAATGGGCAGAAGGCTAAAGGGGATAGTGGTGAAGGACTTCAGGGATTGAATATAAGCAATCTGAAATTTGTAGTTCAGGCTGAAGCTGCTGTGGAATGTGCTATGTTGGATTTATTAGGAAAATATGTAAATAAAGCTATGGCATCTCTGTTAGGAGATGGAGGAATACAAAGAAGAGAAGTTCCTTTCCTGGGTTATTTATTTTATATAGCTGATACAAAGAAAACTGATCTTCCTTATTTAGTAGAGAGTGACTGTAAAGATAAATGGGAGAAAGTGAGAAGAAAAGAAACTCTTACTCCTGAAGCAGTAGTAGAACAGGCAAAAGCTCTTTATGAAAGATATGGATTTAAAGATTTTAAATTAAAAGGCGGAGTATTAAAAGGAGAAGAGGAAATGAAAGCTGTGGAGGCTCTTCATGCAGCTTTTCCAGAAGCAAGAGTAAACATTGATCCAAATGGAGCATGGACTTTAGAGGAAGCAATAAGATTATGCGAGGGTAAAAATAATGTAGTGGCATATATGGAAGATCCATGCGGACCAGAAGCTGGATTTTCAAGCAGAGAAATAATGGCAGAATTTAAAAATGCCACAGGATTAAAAGTTGCAACAAATATGATAGCTACTAACTGGAGACAGTTCTATCATGCAGCAGCATTAAAATCAGTAGATATAATACTTGCCGATCCTCATTTCTGGACATTAAATGGAAGTGTAAGAATGGCATATATACTGAAAGACTGGGGACTGACATGGGGATCACACTCAAACAATCACTTTGATATAACTCTGGCAACATTTGCACAGGTAGCAGCAGCTGCACCAGGAAAGATTACACCTGTAGATACTCATTATATATGGCAGGACGGGCAAGGGCTTACTAAAGAATCTCCTGTGATAAAGGATGGAGTTATAAAAATAACTGATAAACCGGGACTTGGAGTAGAAATTGATATGGAAAAATTATTGAAAGCTCATGAGTTATATAAAACAATGCCAGCTAAGTTCAGAGATCGTGATGATGCACTGGCAATGCAGTATTTAATAAAAGACTGGAAATATGATTCTAAAAAACCTTGTATGGTTAGATAA
- a CDS encoding tripartite tricarboxylate transporter TctB family protein, whose translation MSNKSLNWESKDTVLGIIMLLCGAAYGILVLQIPGTRSQLFDSRFVPSLISVLIIVVGVLQTGRGLKTPKGEAEKKEFDKKTVICTFALIALYILLYSSVGFIITTFLFLFLEMNVLTPGYVKKNQLVYLAISLLFSVGIYYLFYFGFSIFLPGGLLDAFL comes from the coding sequence ATGAGTAACAAAAGTTTAAATTGGGAAAGTAAAGATACTGTATTAGGAATTATTATGCTCTTATGTGGAGCAGCATATGGAATATTAGTACTTCAAATACCTGGAACAAGATCTCAGTTATTTGATTCAAGATTTGTACCCTCTCTTATCAGTGTTTTGATTATAGTGGTTGGAGTACTGCAAACAGGAAGAGGGCTTAAAACTCCAAAGGGGGAAGCAGAAAAGAAAGAATTTGATAAGAAAACAGTAATATGCACATTTGCATTGATAGCTCTGTATATTCTGCTCTATTCTAGCGTGGGATTTATTATAACAACATTTTTATTTCTTTTCTTGGAAATGAATGTATTAACCCCTGGATATGTTAAGAAAAATCAGCTTGTTTATTTGGCAATTTCTCTGCTCTTCTCAGTGGGAATATATTATCTATTTTATTTTGGATTCAGTATCTTCCTTCCTGGTGGATTACTAGATGCATTTTTATAG
- a CDS encoding tripartite tricarboxylate transporter permease, translating to MFELFGEGLLTALQPYTLILMLIGTAVGIVFGAVPGLSTVMGLVLGLPFTYAMTPAVGICFLISLYIGGTSGGLISAVLLGIPGTPSSIATCFDGLPMKNNGRVMEALGMGVVFSFIGTVVSTLALVFISPLLAKVALQFGPHEYFSIAMFAIILITSLAGSTLPKAFFAAFMGIGFATVGLSPTDAVKRFTFGSPQLVGGFNTLTVLIGLFAITEILLTSETIKFSTKQEKIEVNMKDVKGFGFSIKEFLAQKWNALVAAVIGIVIGIIPGIGGSTSNLIAYNVIKSRSKYPEKFGTGIPDGVVASETSNNASVGGAMIPLLTLGIPGDGATAVLLGAFMVHGIVPGPLLFKNNASLVFAIFAAMFIGAFLMLIVEFFGLRIFAQVLRVPKYVLLPIVIVFTTVGAFALASRTFDVIAILVFGILGYIFVKFKVPQSPFIIGFILGRMAEENLRRGLILSDNNILDFFSKPIACVFLIATILYLGYMLFGYCKKCKVMKTA from the coding sequence ATGTTTGAATTATTTGGAGAGGGGCTGTTGACAGCATTACAGCCATATACACTTATACTTATGCTGATAGGAACTGCTGTGGGAATAGTATTTGGAGCTGTTCCGGGATTATCTACAGTAATGGGGCTGGTTTTAGGACTGCCGTTTACATATGCAATGACGCCGGCAGTAGGAATTTGTTTTCTAATATCACTATATATTGGAGGAACTTCTGGAGGATTAATTTCAGCAGTATTGCTGGGGATTCCGGGAACACCGTCATCAATAGCTACCTGCTTTGATGGACTTCCAATGAAAAACAATGGACGAGTTATGGAAGCACTTGGAATGGGAGTAGTATTCAGTTTTATAGGTACAGTAGTAAGTACTTTAGCACTTGTATTTATTTCACCGCTTCTTGCAAAAGTTGCTTTACAGTTTGGACCACATGAATATTTTTCAATAGCTATGTTTGCAATTATATTGATAACTTCATTGGCAGGAAGTACTCTGCCAAAAGCATTCTTTGCTGCATTTATGGGAATAGGTTTCGCAACAGTGGGGCTGTCGCCAACAGATGCTGTAAAAAGATTTACATTTGGAAGTCCTCAGTTGGTAGGAGGTTTTAATACACTGACAGTATTAATAGGACTTTTTGCTATAACAGAAATACTTCTTACATCAGAAACTATTAAATTTTCTACTAAGCAGGAAAAAATAGAAGTAAATATGAAGGATGTAAAAGGGTTCGGATTTTCAATAAAAGAATTTCTGGCACAAAAATGGAATGCTCTGGTAGCAGCTGTTATTGGAATAGTAATAGGTATCATTCCCGGAATTGGAGGTTCTACCTCTAATCTGATTGCATATAATGTAATAAAAAGCAGATCTAAATATCCTGAAAAATTTGGAACAGGAATACCTGACGGAGTTGTTGCTTCTGAAACTTCAAATAATGCTTCAGTAGGAGGAGCTATGATACCTCTTCTTACTTTGGGAATACCGGGAGACGGAGCTACAGCAGTTCTTCTTGGAGCTTTCATGGTACATGGTATTGTTCCGGGGCCACTGTTGTTTAAAAATAATGCTTCATTGGTATTTGCAATATTTGCAGCTATGTTTATAGGAGCTTTTCTTATGCTGATAGTAGAGTTCTTTGGATTGAGAATATTTGCTCAGGTGCTGAGAGTGCCTAAATATGTACTGCTTCCTATTGTTATAGTATTTACAACAGTTGGAGCTTTTGCTCTTGCCAGCAGAACATTTGATGTTATAGCTATTCTGGTATTTGGTATCTTAGGATATATATTTGTTAAATTCAAAGTGCCTCAATCGCCTTTTATAATAGGATTTATTTTAGGAAGAATGGCAGAAGAAAATTTGAGAAGAGGACTTATACTTTCTGATAATAATATATTGGACTTTTTCTCAAAACCAATAGCTTGTGTGTTTTTAATAGCAACTATTCTGTATCTAGGGTATATGCTATTTGGATATTGTAAAAAATGCAAGGTAATGAAAACAGCATAA
- a CDS encoding tripartite tricarboxylate transporter substrate binding protein: MKKFGKIFLMGLCAATILSGCGGKKDGGKDAAAVWPNKPVEVVLHASAGGDTDFNARTFGEFFEKETKKPLVVTNMPGASGLAATESIKATPANGYKALFTHSGPMVVNYVSGISDYDFKEFDVACIPAIDGGSVLVASKQSGITSLKDLIEKSQANPESVIYGTEFGGFSHLQVLILQDKTGVKLKLADIGSTSEKVTNLLGGRIDVASIAYGSIKDYVQNGDMIALAQYNGERNPYLGDVPTAKESGVDMEMNNPYIIAFPKGTDPAIVAKMSEIAEKVVGTPEYAEKLKIGFSQQAKILTTEEAKAYLQKIEDEYMQYKDVLRNTTK, from the coding sequence ATGAAAAAATTTGGAAAAATATTTTTAATGGGATTATGTGCTGCAACAATATTATCAGGTTGTGGTGGAAAAAAAGATGGAGGAAAAGATGCAGCAGCAGTATGGCCTAACAAACCAGTGGAAGTAGTTCTTCATGCATCAGCTGGTGGAGATACAGACTTTAATGCCAGAACATTTGGGGAATTCTTTGAAAAAGAAACTAAAAAACCATTAGTAGTAACTAATATGCCTGGTGCTTCTGGACTGGCAGCTACAGAAAGTATAAAAGCAACACCAGCTAATGGATACAAAGCTTTGTTTACTCACTCAGGTCCAATGGTGGTAAACTATGTATCTGGAATATCAGATTATGATTTTAAAGAATTTGATGTAGCATGTATTCCAGCAATAGATGGAGGATCAGTATTAGTAGCAAGTAAACAATCAGGAATCACTTCATTAAAAGATCTTATAGAAAAAAGTCAGGCTAATCCTGAAAGTGTTATATATGGAACAGAATTTGGAGGATTTTCACATTTACAAGTGTTGATTCTTCAAGATAAAACAGGGGTAAAATTAAAACTTGCAGATATAGGTTCAACATCTGAAAAAGTTACAAACCTATTAGGTGGAAGAATAGATGTAGCATCTATAGCTTATGGAAGTATAAAAGATTATGTACAAAATGGAGATATGATAGCTCTGGCTCAATACAATGGAGAGAGAAACCCTTACTTGGGAGATGTACCAACAGCTAAAGAAAGCGGTGTAGATATGGAAATGAATAACCCATATATTATAGCTTTTCCTAAAGGAACTGATCCAGCAATAGTAGCTAAAATGAGTGAAATCGCAGAAAAAGTAGTTGGAACACCTGAATATGCTGAGAAATTAAAAATTGGATTCAGTCAGCAGGCAAAAATATTAACTACTGAAGAAGCAAAGGCATATTTACAAAAAATAGAAGATGAGTATATGCAGTATAAAGATGTATTAAGAAATACAACAAAATAA
- the aroE gene encoding shikimate dehydrogenase, whose translation MKTYGLIGEKLGHSLSPVIHQYIFENYNIKGYYSLYEVEKSNAENIIEGMKIMGIEGVNITIPYKETLLPKIDFLSEEVRKIGAVNVLKVKDGKSYGYNSDYYGFIRLLERGEIEIKGKSCVVLGTGGAAKSVITALHDLGAESIKVVSRTLSSKLTDLLEKFPYINIAIYENFLEGDVIINTTPVGMYPNVGVSPVDEEVIKRFTAAVDIVYNPLRTEFLNLAEKNGLQCADGLYMLIEQAVKAQEIWQEREFDDSLGEELYNYLADNFIK comes from the coding sequence ATGAAAACTTATGGACTCATAGGAGAAAAACTCGGTCATTCCCTTTCTCCTGTCATTCATCAATATATATTTGAAAACTATAATATAAAGGGATATTATTCTCTATATGAGGTAGAAAAAAGCAATGCTGAAAATATAATAGAGGGTATGAAGATAATGGGAATAGAAGGAGTGAATATAACTATTCCATATAAAGAAACACTTCTCCCAAAAATAGATTTCTTATCTGAAGAGGTAAGAAAAATAGGAGCTGTAAATGTCCTTAAAGTAAAAGATGGAAAAAGCTATGGATATAACAGCGACTACTATGGATTTATAAGACTTCTGGAAAGAGGAGAGATAGAAATAAAAGGAAAGAGCTGTGTAGTACTTGGAACAGGAGGAGCAGCAAAATCTGTAATAACAGCTCTTCATGATCTGGGAGCAGAGAGTATAAAAGTGGTATCAAGAACTCTTTCAAGTAAACTTACTGACCTTTTAGAAAAATTCCCATATATCAATATAGCTATCTATGAAAACTTTCTGGAAGGAGATGTTATAATAAATACAACACCAGTGGGAATGTATCCAAATGTTGGTGTTTCTCCAGTGGACGAAGAAGTCATAAAAAGATTTACAGCAGCAGTGGACATAGTTTATAATCCATTGAGAACAGAATTTTTGAATTTAGCTGAAAAAAATGGACTGCAATGTGCAGATGGACTTTATATGCTTATAGAGCAGGCAGTAAAAGCACAGGAAATATGGCAGGAAAGAGAATTTGATGATTCGTTGGGAGAGGAACTTTACAATTATTTAGCAGATAATTTTATAAAATAA
- the aroQ gene encoding type II 3-dehydroquinate dehydratase, which translates to MKIMVLNGPNLNFLGIREKDIYGQDNYQSVCKYIMDKFDDRDVEINIFQSNIEGEMINILQMAYFEKYDGVVINPGAYTHTSIALYDAIKSINIPTVEVHLSNVHQREEFRHKSYTAPACVGQICGFGKEGYILAIEGLIVRLSEKNFGK; encoded by the coding sequence ATGAAAATAATGGTATTGAATGGACCTAACTTGAATTTTTTAGGTATAAGAGAGAAAGATATATATGGGCAGGACAATTATCAAAGTGTATGTAAATATATTATGGATAAGTTTGATGATCGTGATGTTGAAATAAATATATTTCAAAGCAACATAGAAGGAGAAATGATAAATATACTTCAAATGGCATATTTTGAAAAATATGATGGAGTTGTTATAAATCCCGGAGCTTATACTCATACTTCCATAGCTCTTTATGATGCAATAAAAAGTATAAATATACCAACTGTAGAGGTTCATCTTTCTAATGTTCATCAAAGAGAAGAGTTCAGACACAAATCATATACAGCTCCTGCATGCGTGGGACAAATCTGCGGCTTTGGAAAGGAAGGATATATACTTGCCATTGAGGGATTAATCGTTCGTTTATCTGAGAAAAATTTCGGCAAATAA
- a CDS encoding formate--tetrahydrofolate ligase, with protein MEIAKKIGLDEDSIEQYGKYKAKVDLKVLKNLENKKDGKLVLVTAITPTPAGEGKSTVTVGLTQALNKLGKSSIAALREPSLGPVFGMKGGATGGGHSQVIPMEDINLHFTGDLHAIGVAHNLIAACIDNHINSGNALDIDLTKITWKRVLDMNDRALRNIVIGLGGKANGIPRESSFQITVASEIMAALCLATSLSDLKDKIRSMVFGYARDGKALKVGDLKIEGAIAALLKEAIKPNLVQTLENTPVFIHGGPFANIAHGCNSILATKLALKLSDYAITEAGFAADLGAEKFLDIKCRKGGLTPNCVVVVATVRALKHHGGAKELSEENLEALEKGIANLDKHIENMKKYNLPVVVAINRFVSDTEKELEFVDKHCREFGVPVALCEVWAKGGEGGIALAEEVLAQLEKGTDNYTPLYDLDMSIKEKIEKIAKEIYGADGVEFTGPAKKMLKTIDELGYGKLPVCMSKTQKSLSDNAALLGRPTGFTVSVKELRISAGAGFIVAMAGDIIDMPGLPKKPAAESIDIDENGKIDGLF; from the coding sequence ATGGAAATCGCAAAAAAGATAGGACTTGATGAGGACAGCATCGAACAATATGGTAAATATAAAGCTAAGGTAGATTTGAAAGTACTTAAAAACCTAGAGAACAAGAAAGATGGGAAACTGGTATTAGTTACAGCTATCACACCTACTCCTGCTGGGGAAGGGAAATCAACTGTTACAGTTGGACTTACACAAGCACTTAACAAACTTGGAAAATCTTCTATTGCAGCTCTTAGAGAACCGTCATTGGGGCCGGTATTCGGAATGAAAGGTGGAGCTACTGGTGGAGGACATTCACAGGTTATACCTATGGAGGATATAAATTTACATTTTACAGGAGATCTTCATGCTATTGGAGTTGCTCACAACTTAATAGCAGCTTGTATAGATAATCATATCAATTCTGGAAATGCTCTGGATATAGATCTTACTAAAATAACTTGGAAAAGAGTTCTGGATATGAATGACAGAGCACTTAGAAATATAGTGATAGGACTTGGGGGAAAGGCTAATGGAATTCCTAGAGAAAGTTCATTCCAAATCACTGTTGCATCTGAAATAATGGCGGCATTATGTCTTGCTACATCACTTTCAGATCTTAAAGATAAAATAAGAAGTATGGTATTTGGTTATGCAAGAGATGGAAAAGCTCTTAAAGTAGGAGATCTTAAAATAGAAGGAGCTATTGCAGCACTTCTTAAAGAAGCCATCAAACCAAACCTTGTACAGACATTAGAAAATACACCAGTATTTATTCACGGAGGACCTTTTGCAAATATAGCTCATGGATGCAACTCTATTCTAGCTACTAAACTTGCACTTAAACTTTCTGATTATGCAATAACTGAAGCTGGATTTGCTGCTGATCTTGGAGCAGAAAAATTTCTTGATATAAAATGCAGAAAAGGTGGACTTACTCCTAACTGTGTAGTTGTAGTAGCAACTGTAAGAGCTTTAAAACACCATGGTGGAGCTAAGGAACTTTCAGAAGAGAATCTTGAAGCATTAGAAAAAGGAATAGCTAACTTAGATAAACACATAGAAAATATGAAAAAATATAATTTACCAGTAGTAGTTGCTATTAACAGATTTGTAAGCGATACTGAAAAAGAACTTGAATTTGTTGATAAACACTGTAGAGAATTTGGAGTGCCAGTAGCTCTTTGTGAAGTATGGGCTAAAGGTGGAGAGGGAGGAATCGCTCTTGCTGAAGAAGTTCTTGCTCAATTAGAAAAAGGAACTGACAACTATACTCCACTATATGATTTAGATATGAGTATAAAAGAAAAAATAGAGAAAATAGCAAAAGAAATATATGGAGCAGATGGAGTAGAATTTACTGGTCCTGCTAAGAAAATGCTTAAAACTATAGATGAACTTGGATATGGAAAACTTCCAGTGTGTATGTCAAAAACTCAAAAATCATTATCAGATAATGCAGCACTTCTAGGAAGACCTACTGGATTTACAGTATCTGTAAAAGAATTGAGAATATCAGCTGGAGCAGGATTTATAGTAGCTATGGCAGGAGATATAATAGATATGCCTGGATTACCTAAAAAACCAGCAGCTGAATCTATAGACATTGATGAAAATGGAAAGATTGACGGACTATTCTAA